A genome region from Rhizobium sp. NXC14 includes the following:
- a CDS encoding AAA family ATPase — protein sequence MNLFILLLGFPGVGKLTIARELSPLLAAKVIDNHWFNNPILRLLDDDGTTPLPNGIWEYTGRVRQAVLDAIVAYGHTSANFIFTHAGIEGDERSLRTFEQIAGAAQRREALLVPVRLLCDEEELARRVTTPARRERLKSIDAQASREKSRRAQVLAPQHPLTLNLDVTSKTAEASAAAIHDHILGIAQTMRRDSASDTIPA from the coding sequence ATGAACCTATTTATTCTTCTCTTGGGCTTTCCCGGCGTCGGAAAGCTGACGATCGCGAGAGAACTAAGCCCGCTGCTGGCCGCGAAGGTCATTGATAATCATTGGTTCAACAACCCGATACTGCGTCTGCTCGATGACGATGGAACGACGCCCCTTCCGAATGGAATATGGGAATATACCGGAAGGGTCCGGCAAGCCGTCCTGGATGCAATCGTCGCCTATGGCCATACCTCGGCGAACTTCATCTTCACCCATGCTGGCATAGAAGGTGACGAACGCAGTCTTCGAACCTTTGAGCAAATTGCCGGCGCGGCGCAACGACGCGAGGCGCTGCTGGTGCCTGTGAGATTGCTCTGTGACGAGGAGGAGTTGGCGCGTCGCGTTACCACACCGGCGCGTCGCGAGCGGTTGAAATCGATTGATGCGCAGGCATCGAGGGAGAAAAGCAGAAGAGCCCAGGTCCTCGCTCCCCAACACCCGCTTACGCTGAATTTGGATGTTACGTCAAAGACGGCAGAAGCAAGCGCGGCAGCCATTCACGATCACATTTTGGGCATCGCACAGACGATGCGTCGAGACTCAGCCTCGGACACAATCCCTGCATAG
- a CDS encoding DUF4304 domain-containing protein: MSDIAHSIDEVIKLGYAELLRAHGFRKSGRTWHKADGENWLVANVQASRSNFGDRGQFTINLGAYMTSVAVLSGQSAIDGKPKEYDCTIRERLGSLAYGQDHWWIIEPGANLSGISADLVEKMQSVGLPWLDAHRDLSNVAAALRDSPSLQSFSAAWLTGDKAEATRRLKAAIASRPAAKERFTAWAIKNGIAL, translated from the coding sequence ATGAGCGATATCGCGCACAGCATCGATGAGGTTATCAAGCTCGGATATGCGGAGCTGCTGCGAGCGCACGGTTTCAGGAAGTCCGGGCGGACTTGGCATAAAGCCGATGGAGAAAACTGGCTCGTCGCCAATGTCCAGGCAAGTCGCTCAAATTTCGGTGACAGGGGGCAGTTCACGATAAATCTCGGAGCCTACATGACGTCCGTTGCTGTTCTCTCTGGACAGAGCGCAATTGATGGCAAACCCAAAGAATATGATTGCACCATTCGCGAGCGGCTGGGAAGTCTTGCTTATGGTCAAGACCATTGGTGGATCATTGAGCCGGGAGCAAACTTAAGCGGAATATCTGCTGATCTAGTGGAGAAAATGCAGTCGGTCGGCCTGCCATGGCTCGACGCCCATCGTGACCTGTCGAACGTTGCTGCGGCTCTCCGGGATAGTCCTTCTTTGCAATCGTTTAGCGCGGCTTGGCTGACGGGTGACAAGGCGGAGGCGACTCGGAGATTAAAAGCGGCAATCGCATCCAGACCTGCCGCTAAAGAGCGCTTTACTGCTTGGGCGATCAAGAATGGGATTGCGCTCTGA
- a CDS encoding GFA family protein — protein MVSICHCRDCQRRTGAVAGSGAIFAKAEVMTEGDRRIFERDAAQGRKVRFHFCPNCGTSLYWEGDFNPDLYIVAVGAFADPAFPPPLVSVYEESRHDWFQLPDGVKRAQRGLVSAAAADKEQGSG, from the coding sequence ATGGTGAGCATCTGCCACTGCCGCGATTGCCAGCGCAGAACCGGCGCGGTGGCCGGCAGCGGCGCGATCTTCGCGAAGGCGGAAGTGATGACCGAGGGGGATCGCAGGATCTTCGAGCGGGACGCCGCGCAGGGGCGCAAGGTGCGATTCCATTTCTGCCCGAACTGCGGCACGTCCCTATACTGGGAAGGCGATTTCAATCCCGACCTCTACATCGTCGCCGTTGGCGCGTTCGCCGACCCGGCATTTCCACCGCCCCTGGTTTCCGTCTACGAGGAGTCCAGGCACGATTGGTTTCAGCTTCCCGATGGGGTGAAGCGCGCGCAACGCGGGCTGGTTTCGGCAGCGGCTGCGGACAAGGAGCAGGGCAGCGGCTAG